In Streptomyces sp. NBC_00483, a single window of DNA contains:
- a CDS encoding S1 family peptidase yields the protein MRIKRSTPRSGRARSTRLIAVGSGLLAVAAFAIPSANASDTANTFSAAELTQTRDAVRSADVAGTAWAVDAKTKQVVVTVDSTVSQAEINKIQKEAGDTAGALKIERTAGTFKKLVSGGDAIYASSWRCSLGFNVKNSAGAYYFLTAGHCTDGAGTWWSNSGHTTTVGSTTGSSFPGNDYGIVKYATGVSTPPGMVGSVDITRAATPSVGTTVTRRGSTTGIHSGRVTALNATVNYGGGDVVSGLIQTTVCAEPGDSGGPLYGGSTAYGLTSGGSGNCSSGGTTFFQPVTEALSAYGVSVY from the coding sequence GTGAGGATCAAGCGCAGTACCCCCCGCAGCGGCAGAGCCAGATCGACCCGGCTGATCGCCGTCGGTTCCGGTCTCCTCGCCGTGGCAGCTTTCGCGATTCCCTCCGCCAACGCGTCCGACACAGCGAACACGTTCAGCGCAGCGGAACTCACGCAGACCCGCGACGCGGTGCGCTCCGCCGATGTCGCCGGCACCGCGTGGGCCGTCGACGCCAAGACCAAACAGGTCGTCGTCACCGTCGACAGCACGGTCTCGCAGGCCGAGATCAACAAGATCCAGAAGGAAGCGGGTGACACCGCGGGCGCACTCAAGATCGAGCGCACGGCGGGCACCTTCAAGAAGCTGGTGTCCGGCGGCGACGCCATCTACGCGAGCAGCTGGCGCTGCTCACTCGGCTTCAACGTCAAGAACAGCGCAGGGGCCTACTACTTCCTGACCGCCGGTCACTGCACCGACGGCGCCGGGACCTGGTGGTCCAACTCCGGTCACACCACGACCGTCGGCAGCACCACCGGGTCCAGCTTCCCCGGCAACGACTACGGCATCGTCAAGTACGCGACCGGGGTCTCCACGCCTCCCGGCATGGTCGGCAGCGTGGACATCACGCGTGCCGCCACGCCGTCCGTGGGCACCACCGTCACCCGCCGCGGCTCCACCACCGGCATCCACAGCGGCCGGGTCACCGCCCTCAACGCCACCGTGAACTACGGCGGCGGCGACGTCGTCTCCGGCCTCATCCAGACCACGGTCTGCGCCGAGCCCGGCGACTCCGGCGGCCCGCTGTACGGCGGCTCCACCGCCTACGGCCTCACCTCCGGCGGCAGCGGCAACTGCTCCTCCGGCGGCACCACGTTCTTCCAGCCGGTGACCGAGGCACTCAGCGCGTACGGCGTGAGCGTCTACTGA
- a CDS encoding GTP-binding protein has product MSGRSERIAPLAVKIVVSGGLGVGKTTFIGAVSEIEPLDTEASITQVSVGVDSLDGVEDKTTTTVALDFGRITLDPTLALYLFGTPGQDRFSFLWDDLVEGALGTVVLVDTRRIEDCFPALDYFEAQGAPFVLAVNRFEGAERFELAEIREALGIGDEVPVIECDARTRASVRDVLGALMDQVIGVRTRPRRVPALSR; this is encoded by the coding sequence ATGTCAGGGCGCTCTGAACGCATCGCCCCGCTGGCCGTGAAGATCGTGGTCAGCGGTGGGCTCGGCGTCGGCAAGACCACGTTCATCGGGGCGGTCTCCGAGATCGAACCGCTGGACACCGAGGCCTCCATCACGCAGGTCTCCGTGGGCGTCGACTCGCTCGACGGGGTCGAGGACAAGACGACGACCACGGTCGCCCTCGACTTCGGCCGCATCACGCTCGATCCGACCCTCGCGCTGTATCTGTTCGGCACACCCGGGCAGGACCGGTTCTCGTTCCTCTGGGACGACCTGGTGGAGGGCGCCCTCGGGACCGTGGTGCTCGTCGACACCCGGCGGATCGAGGACTGCTTCCCCGCGCTCGACTACTTCGAGGCGCAGGGGGCGCCGTTCGTGCTCGCCGTGAACCGGTTCGAGGGTGCCGAACGGTTCGAACTGGCCGAGATTCGGGAGGCGTTGGGCATCGGCGACGAGGTGCCGGTCATCGAGTGCGACGCCCGGACCCGGGCGTCCGTACGCGATGTGCTCGGCGCGCTGATGGACCAGGTGATCGGGGTGCGCACGCGGCCACGGCGGGTGCCTGCGCTGTCCCGTTGA
- a CDS encoding DUF742 domain-containing protein, producing the protein MSEPSEVPDEGQFVRPFIITGGRSLPAQSDLRLETLVVALDAAEGAAPLAFEHQRIVTLCQEPTTVAQVAEAVGVPLGVAKVLVADLVVGGRLSCSQPAELPLHTLERIRDHVRAL; encoded by the coding sequence ATGAGCGAACCATCCGAAGTGCCGGACGAGGGGCAGTTCGTCCGTCCCTTCATCATCACCGGTGGGCGCTCCCTGCCCGCGCAGTCCGATCTGCGCCTGGAGACCCTCGTGGTCGCGCTCGACGCGGCGGAGGGGGCCGCGCCGCTCGCGTTCGAGCACCAGCGCATCGTGACGTTGTGTCAGGAACCCACGACCGTCGCGCAGGTCGCGGAGGCGGTGGGGGTTCCGCTCGGAGTCGCCAAGGTGCTCGTGGCCGACCTCGTCGTCGGCGGCCGCCTGTCGTGTTCGCAACCCGCGGAGCTGCCGCTCCACACCCTCGAAAGGATCAGGGACCATGTCAGGGCGCTCTGA
- a CDS encoding roadblock/LC7 domain-containing protein, with protein MTTVDTRGDSQTFNWLLANFVRSTDGVRDAVAVSSDGLLIAVSDGLDRTEADRLAAIVSGLSSLARSASKRYSFDGVKLIMIEMGRGFLLVSAIRDGSCLGVLADSSGELGLVGYEMAVLAERAGDLLTPTLIADLRETLPR; from the coding sequence GTGACCACCGTCGACACGCGGGGCGACTCGCAGACCTTCAACTGGCTGCTCGCCAACTTCGTCCGCTCCACCGACGGTGTGCGCGATGCCGTCGCCGTCTCCTCCGACGGGCTGCTCATCGCGGTGTCGGACGGGCTCGACCGCACCGAGGCGGACCGGCTCGCCGCCATCGTGTCGGGCCTTTCCAGCCTCGCCCGCAGCGCCTCGAAGCGGTACAGCTTCGACGGCGTGAAACTCATCATGATCGAGATGGGGCGCGGCTTCCTGCTCGTCTCGGCGATCCGCGACGGCAGCTGCCTCGGCGTGCTCGCCGACAGCAGCGGTGAACTCGGGCTCGTGGGCTACGAGATGGCAGTCCTCGCCGAACGGGCGGGAGACCTCCTCACGCCGACGCTCATCGCCGACCTACGGGAGACGCTGCCGCGATGA